In Amycolatopsis coloradensis, one genomic interval encodes:
- a CDS encoding protoporphyrinogen/coproporphyrinogen oxidase, whose amino-acid sequence MTDVEVAVVGAGVAGLTTAYQLGKSGREVRVFEAADVVGGRMTTLREDGFLIDTCAEQMAEQGYRETWRLLAELGIDDAAAPRIGRGIAMWRGRPRSGVAETRGLLTGAGLSLRARLAGVRAMRGEFDTERPEVSRLGGRTVAEFAAPHHRDLLDYLLQPVVSGFFGWDPARSAAAPLLALLTSVGPPPTWRAYRDGMDTLARALAERVDVSTGFRVDQVVDDGSVARIIGGTREISAKAVVLAVPAPAAAELYPRHGSAFLAACSFTPVVKAHLLLDRPLGGPDYALIVPTAENGTVATIIFDHLKHPGRAPAGRGLVTVMAHPRAVPELLTATDEDAVTRLTGAAERLVPGLRAATRRALVRRVRHAAPEVTPRALALRASFEAGLGRGVVDYAGDWVFLSPCSEAAVRSGVRAARRLTDRIACPVKEERAG is encoded by the coding sequence CGGTGGTCGGCGCCGGCGTCGCCGGGCTCACCACCGCGTACCAGCTCGGCAAGTCCGGGCGCGAAGTACGGGTGTTCGAAGCGGCCGACGTGGTCGGCGGCCGGATGACGACGCTGCGCGAGGACGGCTTCCTGATCGACACCTGCGCCGAGCAGATGGCCGAGCAGGGTTATCGCGAGACCTGGCGGCTGCTGGCGGAGCTGGGCATCGACGACGCCGCCGCTCCCCGGATCGGCCGCGGCATCGCGATGTGGCGGGGCAGACCCAGGTCCGGCGTCGCGGAGACCAGGGGGCTGCTCACCGGAGCGGGGTTGTCCCTGCGGGCACGGCTGGCCGGGGTACGGGCGATGCGGGGTGAGTTCGACACCGAGCGGCCGGAGGTCTCCCGGCTGGGCGGGCGCACCGTCGCCGAGTTCGCCGCGCCCCACCACCGGGATCTGCTGGACTACCTGCTGCAACCGGTCGTCTCCGGGTTCTTCGGCTGGGATCCGGCGCGTTCGGCGGCCGCGCCCTTGCTCGCCCTGCTCACCTCGGTCGGCCCGCCGCCGACGTGGCGGGCGTACCGCGACGGAATGGACACCCTCGCCCGCGCCCTCGCCGAGAGGGTCGACGTCAGCACCGGGTTTCGTGTCGATCAGGTCGTCGACGACGGTTCCGTGGCGCGGATCATCGGCGGTACGCGCGAAATCAGCGCGAAAGCCGTGGTGCTGGCCGTGCCCGCCCCTGCCGCGGCCGAGCTGTATCCGCGGCACGGATCGGCTTTCCTCGCCGCCTGCTCGTTCACGCCGGTGGTCAAGGCCCATCTGCTGCTCGATCGTCCGCTCGGCGGTCCCGACTATGCCTTGATCGTGCCGACGGCGGAGAACGGCACGGTGGCCACGATCATCTTCGACCACCTGAAGCACCCTGGCCGCGCGCCCGCTGGCCGCGGCCTGGTCACGGTCATGGCCCATCCGCGCGCGGTGCCGGAGCTGCTGACCGCCACCGACGAGGACGCGGTGACCCGCTTGACCGGCGCGGCCGAGCGTCTCGTCCCCGGCCTGCGGGCGGCGACCCGCCGCGCACTGGTCCGGCGGGTGCGGCACGCGGCGCCCGAGGTGACGCCCCGCGCGCTCGCCTTGCGTGCTTCCTTCGAGGCAGGCCTCGGCCGGGGCGTCGTCGACTACGCGGGCGACTGGGTTTTCCTGAGCCCGTGCAGCGAAGCGGCCGTCCGCTCCGGCGTGCGGGCCGCGCGGCGCTTGACCGACCGAATCGCGTGCCCCGTGAAGGAGGAACGAGCCGGATGA
- a CDS encoding class I adenylate-forming enzyme family protein, whose amino-acid sequence MKPHDMGTLFDECAHTRTTVRLDRPFDIAPERGTVYPVAGLAELVRDAAGWLSETGVRPGDRVAIVKRNHWDYDLLACAAARLGAVAAKLSGHLPDDTLEVLLKRLDAAVVVTDRPSLRGDRVLPIDGFAAATPPEPHRRHADEPLLICHTSGTTGTPKLVVHTTRTIIDRLARPEAVRWPVLGVRRDDVLGNASAYAHGRTFCWTASALCLAPREIVVLSEPASAERVFGRHRPTVIEALPSTFVRWRPLAHSPENPFRRVRRFVSTYDAVHPPVIRTMLNATRRKRPLWMEGWGQSETGPLSFRFFTRRSVRATRDIGRPLPGLARLRAVDPETMERVPRGTPGILLARTRARCVAYVGEQDRWEHKAHGSWWNTGDLGVVSRTGAVTLLDREVDSVPGLSCLSVEDAIEDRLPAIAECVVLSAVGRAPIPVVVTDTGLEPARWRAAVADLPPMGEPVTLTWDEVPRTGTGKVRRLELLERLTGTAATNGSGRWT is encoded by the coding sequence ATGAAACCGCACGACATGGGAACGTTGTTCGACGAATGCGCGCATACGCGGACGACAGTGCGCCTCGACCGGCCCTTCGACATCGCGCCCGAGCGCGGAACCGTCTACCCGGTCGCCGGGCTCGCCGAGCTGGTGCGGGACGCGGCGGGATGGCTCTCCGAAACCGGTGTGCGGCCGGGGGACCGGGTCGCCATCGTCAAGCGGAACCACTGGGACTACGACCTGCTGGCGTGCGCCGCGGCGCGTCTGGGGGCGGTCGCGGCGAAGCTGTCCGGTCACCTGCCGGACGACACGCTGGAAGTGCTGCTGAAACGGCTGGACGCCGCGGTCGTGGTCACCGATCGGCCTTCCCTGCGCGGAGACCGGGTCTTGCCCATCGACGGTTTCGCCGCCGCCACGCCACCCGAGCCGCACCGAAGGCACGCCGACGAACCACTGCTCATCTGTCATACGTCGGGGACGACCGGGACACCGAAACTGGTGGTCCACACGACGCGGACGATCATCGACCGGCTGGCCCGGCCGGAGGCGGTCCGCTGGCCCGTCCTCGGCGTCCGGCGTGACGACGTGCTGGGCAACGCCAGTGCCTACGCGCACGGCCGGACCTTCTGCTGGACGGCGTCGGCGCTGTGCCTCGCGCCACGGGAGATCGTGGTCCTGAGCGAGCCGGCTTCGGCGGAGCGGGTGTTCGGACGGCATCGGCCGACCGTCATCGAAGCCCTCCCGTCGACGTTCGTGCGCTGGCGGCCACTCGCGCACTCGCCGGAGAACCCGTTCCGCCGGGTCCGGCGGTTCGTCAGCACCTACGACGCCGTGCATCCACCGGTGATCAGGACGATGCTGAACGCCACCCGCCGCAAACGTCCACTGTGGATGGAAGGCTGGGGTCAATCGGAGACCGGCCCCCTGTCGTTCCGGTTCTTCACCAGGCGCTCCGTGCGGGCGACGCGGGACATCGGCAGGCCACTGCCCGGCCTCGCCAGACTGCGGGCCGTCGACCCGGAGACCATGGAGCGGGTCCCGCGAGGCACGCCGGGAATTCTCCTGGCACGCACTCGTGCTCGCTGTGTGGCCTACGTGGGCGAACAGGACCGCTGGGAGCACAAGGCGCACGGATCGTGGTGGAACACCGGCGATCTCGGCGTGGTGAGCCGGACCGGCGCGGTGACGTTGCTGGACCGGGAGGTCGACAGCGTCCCCGGGCTGAGCTGTCTCTCGGTGGAGGACGCGATCGAGGACCGGCTTCCGGCCATCGCCGAATGCGTCGTGCTTTCCGCGGTGGGCCGGGCGCCGATCCCGGTCGTCGTGACCGACACCGGACTGGAGCCGGCGCGGTGGCGGGCGGCCGTGGCCGATCTGCCGCCGATGGGGGAGCCGGTGACGCTCACGTGGGACGAGGTACCGCGCACCGGCACCGGGAAGGTGCGGCGGCTGGAACTGCTGGAGCGGCTGACCGGGACAGCCGCCACGAACGGATCGGGAAGGTGGACGTGA